From a region of the Defluviitalea raffinosedens genome:
- a CDS encoding glycosyltransferase family 4 protein — translation MTKQNDIENIDIIYVKQDPEKHVDIFQEGKQTYYGISTIPAWKYGLGHISNPLKMFFRFYKINKKKYDYIVAESPWGGIVALMLKLFRKSSVVIYEDMDYYPGFYTKSKIRNIIVNMFEKIVMRHSDLIITVGQELRTLRRTYTKKEIKVIPNGVKFNTFYNGIKHKPEHDLTMIYMGKLDDWAGVDLPIKAMPQLIKIIPNIKYLIIGEGPSEKKLKEMAKQLGVEKNVEFLGLKSYEELPYYLSKADIGIATFQPIPLMKYAFTLKVVEYGAAGLPVIATRIGETKRYIEDYQTGLTISYDVQEFIDKVKMIFENKTLYDQLSNNGIKRAQELDWDNLLQNRYEIINKFLSEKAL, via the coding sequence ATGACAAAACAAAATGATATAGAAAATATAGATATAATTTATGTAAAGCAAGATCCGGAAAAGCATGTTGATATATTTCAGGAAGGCAAGCAAACATATTACGGTATCAGTACTATTCCGGCTTGGAAATATGGGTTAGGTCATATATCAAACCCGTTAAAAATGTTTTTTAGATTTTATAAAATCAACAAAAAAAAGTATGATTACATTGTTGCTGAATCTCCGTGGGGAGGCATAGTAGCATTAATGCTCAAATTATTCCGTAAATCATCTGTTGTAATATATGAAGACATGGATTATTATCCTGGTTTTTATACAAAGTCCAAAATTCGAAATATCATCGTAAATATGTTTGAAAAAATAGTTATGAGACATTCAGATTTGATCATTACTGTAGGGCAAGAGTTGAGAACACTAAGAAGGACTTATACGAAAAAGGAGATAAAAGTTATTCCAAACGGCGTTAAGTTCAATACATTTTATAATGGTATAAAACATAAGCCGGAACATGATTTAACCATGATCTATATGGGTAAATTGGATGATTGGGCGGGGGTAGATCTTCCAATTAAAGCAATGCCTCAATTAATCAAAATTATACCTAATATAAAATATCTGATTATTGGAGAAGGACCTAGCGAAAAGAAATTAAAAGAAATGGCTAAACAGTTAGGAGTAGAAAAAAATGTAGAGTTTTTAGGATTAAAATCTTACGAAGAATTACCATATTATTTAAGCAAAGCAGATATAGGTATTGCAACATTTCAGCCTATTCCATTAATGAAATATGCATTTACTTTAAAAGTAGTAGAATATGGTGCGGCAGGATTACCTGTTATAGCTACTCGCATAGGAGAAACAAAAAGATATATAGAGGATTATCAAACCGGGTTAACCATTTCATATGATGTTCAAGAGTTTATTGATAAGGTTAAAATGATTTTTGAGAATAAAACGCTCTATGATCAATTAAGTAACAATGGGATAAAACGAGCTCAAGAATTAGATTGGGATAATTTATTACAGAATAGATATGAAATTATTAATAAGTTTTTAAGTGAAAAGGCATTATAG
- a CDS encoding glycosyltransferase family 4 protein — MKNQSVLLVLEFDLNEMMTQRPHHLINYLKNTFKNVVILYFNKKLYLKNQLFDFEVIKEQEDNITYISIPYCKHYDAEKKLLINSQLMKHYILNNFTNRNFDICIFTNPLSAPLVESIKKENVAKVLVYEDLDDFTQYYSLYSPEITSYMELCEGYMLDNADVIFSVSESLKDYRIGQGHTNVPIYISPNGVILKNFNCSSNSTREDKIIFIGALEEWAGVQFAIRGLKQCIDRGFKTEFIIVGEGLYEKELMQLTKDLNIEQYVKFLGRLEHNKLPELMNRCKVGIITFEESNLTKVAHPIKIIEYFACGLAVIGSDFGEIKNAIDESGAGLTVGNEEEFADAVIKLLTDHNFYIQCQKNSRKYAEEFDWTRIFDNEFTIISEVRPKTRVNKLNINFEEVLQEFEMTLNSNGQDEFSLSNLFNSLEKEWVRKGYKKAAIYGAGEHTERLLKHISFENMEIGGLIDSNPKYLGQSRYGYKIISFQNAIEQEVDVIIISSRKYEEEIYNMIKNECSKNHIEIFKLYKENKEYEDQIWRQLYIEE; from the coding sequence GTGAAAAATCAAAGCGTTTTATTAGTTTTAGAATTCGATTTAAATGAGATGATGACTCAACGGCCCCATCATTTAATTAATTATCTTAAAAATACTTTTAAAAACGTGGTAATCCTATATTTTAATAAAAAACTTTATTTAAAGAATCAACTGTTTGATTTTGAAGTGATCAAAGAACAAGAAGATAATATAACATATATAAGTATTCCTTACTGTAAACATTATGATGCAGAAAAGAAACTATTAATAAACTCTCAATTAATGAAACATTATATTCTTAATAATTTTACCAATAGGAATTTCGATATTTGCATTTTCACCAATCCGTTATCCGCGCCATTGGTAGAATCCATAAAGAAAGAAAATGTCGCAAAAGTATTAGTATATGAGGATCTGGATGACTTTACACAATATTATTCTTTGTATTCACCTGAAATTACTTCTTATATGGAGTTATGTGAAGGATATATGTTAGATAATGCAGATGTAATTTTTTCAGTGAGTGAGAGCTTAAAGGATTATAGAATAGGCCAAGGCCATACCAATGTTCCTATTTATATATCTCCCAATGGAGTTATCTTAAAAAATTTTAATTGCTCATCCAATAGTACTAGGGAAGATAAAATAATTTTTATTGGTGCATTAGAAGAGTGGGCCGGGGTTCAATTTGCAATAAGAGGATTGAAACAGTGTATTGACCGAGGATTTAAGACAGAATTTATTATTGTTGGAGAAGGTTTGTATGAAAAGGAATTAATGCAATTAACTAAAGATTTAAACATAGAGCAGTATGTTAAATTTTTGGGGAGATTAGAGCATAATAAGTTACCGGAATTAATGAACAGATGTAAAGTAGGTATTATAACCTTTGAAGAAAGCAATCTAACAAAAGTGGCCCATCCAATAAAGATTATTGAATATTTTGCGTGTGGACTAGCGGTTATTGGAAGTGATTTTGGAGAAATCAAGAACGCTATAGATGAATCAGGAGCAGGCTTAACTGTAGGCAATGAAGAGGAATTTGCAGATGCGGTTATAAAACTGTTGACTGATCATAATTTTTATATACAATGTCAGAAAAATAGTAGAAAGTATGCAGAAGAATTTGATTGGACAAGGATATTCGATAATGAATTCACGATTATTTCTGAAGTTAGACCCAAAACAAGAGTGAATAAATTAAATATTAATTTTGAAGAAGTGTTGCAAGAGTTTGAAATGACATTAAACAGTAATGGTCAAGATGAATTTTCACTAAGCAATTTATTTAATAGTTTAGAGAAAGAATGGGTACGCAAAGGATATAAGAAAGCAGCAATTTATGGGGCAGGAGAACATACAGAAAGATTACTAAAACATATCTCCTTTGAAAACATGGAAATTGGCGGGTTAATTGATTCTAATCCAAAGTATTTAGGCCAAAGCAGATATGGCTATAAGATCATTTCTTTTCAAAATGCTATTGAGCAGGAAGTAGATGTGATCATCATATCTTCTCGAAAATATGAAGAGGAAATATATAATATGATTAAGAACGAATGCAGTAAAAATCATATTGAAATATTCAAATTGTACAAAGAAAACAAAGAGTATGAAGATCAAATATGGAGGCAGTTATACATTGAAGAATAA
- a CDS encoding nucleoside-diphosphate sugar epimerase/dehydratase yields MKIWKTIFNVGVIAAVGGVLWTAKKVIDKSSNLESRFRNYYEVLNQWVKNKNQHIEIVEYFKENDIKNIAIYGMGELGNRLYEELRTSDINIAYFIDKNAAEIYSGADDIPVVGLDEISQRDDVDAIIVTPIYDFDKIEEELINQGIDLDIISLEDIIYAL; encoded by the coding sequence TTGAAGATTTGGAAGACTATTTTTAATGTGGGTGTTATTGCAGCAGTAGGCGGAGTGCTTTGGACAGCAAAGAAAGTAATTGATAAAAGTTCAAATTTAGAATCGAGATTTAGAAATTATTATGAAGTGCTCAACCAATGGGTTAAAAATAAAAATCAACATATAGAAATTGTAGAATATTTTAAAGAAAATGATATTAAAAATATAGCTATTTATGGCATGGGAGAATTAGGAAACAGATTATATGAAGAGCTTAGAACATCGGACATTAATATAGCCTATTTTATTGATAAGAACGCTGCAGAAATTTATTCAGGAGCAGATGATATTCCTGTTGTTGGATTGGATGAAATTTCTCAAAGAGATGATGTAGATGCTATCATTGTAACGCCTATATATGATTTTGATAAAATAGAAGAAGAATTAATTAACCAAGGAATAGATTTAGATATTATATCGCTTGAAGATATTATCTATGCACTTTAA
- a CDS encoding glycosyltransferase, producing MRVLKLGEYLVENGCEVFILAGKGEKKLNYFGYKDSLYKMHISYNPVKQKEDKYWRILYSFNKNIGRGFEEFAIPDAYVYSVNSYFKSAVKMIKKYKIKNVIISSPPHSMQLVGLKLKKYFGKSINLIVDYRDSWNTNEIFMKKNYLAQRISEFLEKKVLKNADHFTFISQPILKKVEKKYNIDISKKSTLIANGYDQSTLSDDYINKNNKISGDCILLGHFGTVSDSDPYRNISNFLRALNKLQNDSHYASKINLHLFGTTEFKKFRSGKIKEIINIHKPVSHLEALNKMKEMDWLLVFCSNYYGADEVVTGRLYEYISVRKPIIVIGPQSMEAVRIVEEENIGIFINIEDENDILNKLKDIIDGKIDEINGYDTIDLERYSRQYQYSKFFKIFK from the coding sequence ATGAGAGTATTAAAACTTGGAGAATATCTTGTAGAAAACGGATGTGAAGTTTTTATATTGGCAGGAAAAGGAGAAAAAAAGTTAAATTATTTTGGATATAAAGATTCTTTATATAAAATGCATATTTCTTATAATCCTGTTAAGCAAAAAGAAGATAAATATTGGAGAATATTGTATTCGTTTAATAAAAACATAGGGAGAGGATTTGAAGAATTCGCCATTCCAGACGCTTATGTATATTCAGTCAATAGTTATTTTAAAAGTGCAGTCAAAATGATAAAAAAGTATAAAATAAAAAACGTGATTATTTCAAGTCCTCCTCATAGTATGCAACTTGTAGGATTAAAGCTGAAAAAATATTTTGGGAAAAGTATAAACTTAATTGTAGATTATAGAGATAGTTGGAATACTAATGAAATTTTTATGAAGAAAAATTATTTAGCGCAGCGGATTAGTGAATTTTTAGAAAAGAAAGTTTTGAAAAATGCAGATCATTTTACTTTTATTTCGCAACCTATATTAAAAAAAGTTGAAAAAAAATATAATATAGATATTTCTAAGAAATCAACCTTAATTGCCAATGGATATGATCAATCTACATTAAGTGATGATTATATTAATAAGAATAATAAGATTAGTGGAGATTGTATATTATTAGGGCACTTTGGAACAGTATCTGATAGCGACCCTTACAGAAATATTTCAAACTTTTTGAGAGCTTTAAATAAACTTCAGAATGATAGTCATTATGCTTCAAAAATTAACCTTCATCTTTTTGGAACAACAGAATTTAAGAAATTCAGAAGCGGAAAAATAAAAGAAATAATAAATATTCATAAACCAGTATCTCATTTAGAGGCACTAAATAAGATGAAAGAAATGGATTGGCTATTAGTTTTTTGCTCAAATTATTATGGAGCAGATGAAGTGGTGACCGGAAGATTATATGAATATATATCCGTTAGAAAGCCTATTATTGTTATTGGCCCTCAAAGTATGGAAGCAGTTCGGATAGTTGAAGAAGAAAATATAGGAATTTTCATAAATATAGAAGATGAAAATGATATTCTCAATAAATTAAAAGACATTATAGATGGAAAGATAGATGAAATTAATGGCTATGATACGATAGATCTGGAAAGGTATAGTAGACAATACCAATATTCTAAGTTCTTTAAAATATTTAAGTAA
- a CDS encoding Gfo/Idh/MocA family protein: MMNFAIIGCGRISYKHVEAIVNNHPEARLIAVCDIIEERAKKKAEEYVEKMAAQEILVETPTIYTHYEDLLKNTSVDIVAIATESGKHAKISIDAMNAGKHVIVEKPMAMTTEDADRMIEASERNKVKLCVCHQNRFNPAIQKLRQAVEEGRFGRIIAGNARILWNRNEEYYRQAPWRGTKKQDGGCLMNQCIHNIDLLQWMLGGEVEQVNAMLGNFTHPYIEMEDYGSLQIRFKNGAIGNVEGTVCVYPQNLEETLTILGEKGTVVIGGKAVNKVQVWQFEDGKDSLEQVQKACDREIENIYGSGHISLYRNVIDSIVKLSSPYIDGNEGKKALNIILKAYKMS, from the coding sequence ATGATGAATTTTGCAATAATCGGTTGTGGAAGGATCAGTTATAAACATGTTGAAGCAATTGTCAATAACCATCCTGAAGCAAGATTAATAGCCGTATGTGATATTATTGAGGAACGAGCCAAAAAGAAAGCAGAAGAATATGTTGAAAAAATGGCAGCGCAAGAAATATTAGTTGAAACACCAACGATATATACACATTATGAAGATCTTTTAAAAAATACGAGTGTGGATATTGTTGCGATTGCAACGGAATCAGGAAAGCATGCAAAGATTTCAATTGATGCTATGAATGCAGGAAAACATGTAATAGTAGAAAAACCTATGGCAATGACTACAGAAGATGCAGATAGAATGATCGAAGCTTCAGAAAGAAATAAAGTAAAGCTTTGTGTATGCCATCAAAACCGATTTAATCCAGCTATCCAGAAATTGCGTCAAGCTGTGGAAGAAGGAAGATTTGGACGAATCATTGCGGGAAATGCCAGGATTTTATGGAATAGAAATGAAGAGTATTATAGGCAGGCTCCATGGAGAGGAACAAAAAAGCAAGATGGGGGATGTTTGATGAATCAATGTATCCACAACATAGATCTTTTACAGTGGATGCTTGGGGGAGAAGTTGAGCAGGTAAATGCAATGCTTGGAAATTTCACACACCCATACATTGAGATGGAGGATTACGGGAGTTTGCAAATTCGCTTTAAAAATGGAGCTATAGGGAATGTAGAAGGAACAGTATGTGTTTATCCACAGAATTTAGAAGAAACTTTGACTATTCTAGGCGAAAAAGGTACGGTTGTCATTGGCGGAAAAGCGGTTAATAAGGTTCAAGTTTGGCAGTTCGAAGACGGAAAAGATAGTCTGGAGCAGGTTCAAAAAGCATGCGATAGAGAAATTGAAAATATTTATGGGTCAGGGCATATTTCTTTATATAGAAATGTGATTGATAGTATTGTAAAACTAAGCAGTCCATACATCGATGGGAATGAAGGGAAAAAAGCACTCAATATTATTTTAAAAGCATATAAAATGAGTTAG
- a CDS encoding nucleotide sugar dehydrogenase produces MKEELISKIINKTAVIGVVGLGYVGLPLAVEKAKAGYKVIGFDVQDKKVDLVNQGINYIGDIISDELKEVVQSGYLRATKEFSFTREVDCIAICVPTPLDDHFQPDISYVEKSTRDIAKYLHKGMLVVLESTTYPGTTEEIVKPILESTGLKCEKDFYLAFSPERVDPGNKIYKTKNTPKVVGGVGKDSTEVAAALYRNVLESEVFEVSSPAVAEMEKILENTFRNINIGLANEMAILCHKMGINVWEVIEAAKTKPYGFMAFYPGPGLGGHCIPIDPFYLTWKAREYNYHTRLIETAGEINNYMPEFVMERSMKILNRFSKALRGSKILILGVAYKQDIDDLRESPALKVIEHLENQGAEIIYNDPYIPEFHHKGKTYSSVELTQGILETADLVIITTMHTVYDYEYIAKHSKFIFDTKNAMKNVKNRENIEIL; encoded by the coding sequence ATGAAAGAAGAGTTAATTAGTAAAATTATTAACAAAACTGCCGTAATAGGGGTTGTAGGATTAGGATATGTTGGATTACCTCTTGCGGTTGAAAAAGCTAAAGCCGGATATAAAGTTATAGGGTTTGATGTACAGGATAAAAAAGTTGATCTGGTCAATCAAGGTATAAATTATATAGGAGATATCATAAGTGATGAATTAAAAGAAGTTGTCCAGTCCGGATATCTAAGAGCTACTAAAGAATTTAGTTTTACACGGGAAGTGGATTGTATAGCTATTTGTGTTCCCACACCTTTAGATGATCATTTTCAGCCAGATATTTCTTATGTAGAAAAATCTACGAGAGATATTGCTAAATATTTACACAAAGGTATGTTAGTTGTCTTAGAAAGTACTACATATCCTGGGACCACAGAAGAGATTGTTAAACCTATTTTAGAATCTACAGGATTAAAATGTGAGAAAGACTTTTATTTAGCCTTCTCACCAGAAAGGGTGGATCCGGGAAATAAGATCTATAAAACAAAAAATACGCCTAAAGTTGTTGGCGGCGTTGGGAAAGACAGTACAGAAGTAGCAGCTGCCCTATATAGGAATGTATTAGAAAGTGAAGTTTTTGAAGTATCTTCACCAGCAGTAGCAGAAATGGAAAAAATTTTAGAAAATACATTTAGAAACATTAATATTGGACTAGCTAATGAAATGGCGATCTTATGCCACAAAATGGGCATTAATGTGTGGGAAGTTATTGAAGCGGCAAAAACGAAACCCTATGGATTTATGGCATTTTATCCTGGACCAGGCTTAGGAGGACACTGTATTCCGATTGATCCATTTTATTTAACATGGAAAGCAAGAGAATATAATTATCATACGAGACTAATTGAAACAGCAGGAGAAATTAATAATTACATGCCAGAGTTTGTAATGGAAAGAAGTATGAAAATATTAAATCGTTTTTCAAAAGCGTTAAGAGGTTCAAAGATATTGATCTTAGGCGTTGCTTATAAACAGGATATTGATGATTTAAGAGAGTCGCCCGCATTAAAAGTCATTGAACACTTAGAGAATCAGGGAGCAGAGATCATATATAATGACCCATATATTCCTGAGTTTCATCATAAAGGGAAAACATATTCTTCTGTAGAATTAACTCAAGGCATCCTTGAAACAGCAGATTTAGTGATTATTACGACAATGCACACTGTATATGATTATGAGTATATTGCAAAGCATTCAAAATTTATTTTTGATACAAAAAATGCAATGAAAAACGTAAAGAATCGAGAGAACATAGAAATACTATGA